GGTTTGGGCCGATCCTCTGTCAGTTTTCCGTGGGTGATGTGTCATTCAAACTCACCTTGCCGGCACTGCTATACGGTGTCGTTATGGGGTTGATGTTAGTTGAGATGCTCATGGCTTTTGCTGTTCTGAACGTCATTTTACCGGCGCCTAAATTGGTATATGTCTTGTCACCAGTGACGCCGAAACTGGGCTTATTAGTGGTTATGTCAATGAATTTAGTGAAAACTTTTAGCCACACCCTGGCTAGTTTGGCGATGCTCCAGCAGACGCGAAACGTTCAGGATAACGGTGGCGGGGTACTTAGTCGCATCCGGAATGCTGGTCGCCTGTTGCGGATTTTATTGGAGGACGCACTCGCATCGGGGATGGAAACTGCCCGATTAATGGACGCCAGGGGATTCGGGGTTGGTAAGCGGACTCACTACCGGGCCTACCATTGGAAGGTCAGTGACTGGGCATTTATGATTGCGTCGACCTTGATTTTTGTCTGGGCCGTGGTTTCCCGAATTCAGTCAGCCGGTTGGTCGACATCAGTCGGCGAATTCACCCGTGGCTGGATGAGCCAGGATCTGGTTGCCTTATCCGGGCTGGGAGGATTACTATTATTACCGCTGGCGGCCGAAGGAGTGTATCGCGCATGGACAAATTAATTGAAACTAGACAGCTCACATTTACATATCCCGATGCTTCCATCCCAGTCTTGCAAGGGGTTAATTTGACCATCAACCGAGGGGAGTTTATCGTCATCGCCGGGGCGACTGGCAGCGGTAAAACCACGTTAATTAATCATTTCAAAAAAGAACTGCTCCCCAATGGCCACCGAAGCGGCAAGGTATTGGTTAAGCAGCAAGCCATTACGGATCTTTCCAAATTAGCCAGCGCTAAAACAATTGGGTACGTTGGGCAAGATCCCACTACTCAGCCGATTATGACAACGGTGATTGACGAGCTGGCGTTCGGCCTTGAAAATATCGGTATCAAGAGCGCTGAAATTGAACGGCGGATCGCCGAATTGGCTAATTATTTGGGCCTGGACGAACTACTGCACCAAGATATGCATGAACTGTCCGGTGGTCAATTGCAACTGGTTAATTTGGCCTCGGTGTTAATTTTGCGGCCGGAAGTGCTTTTGTTCGATGAACCGACTGCCCAACTGGATCCGCTTTCCAGCCGGCATTTTTTTGATGTTTTGGAACGGATTCATCAAGAGCTGGGAATGACGATTGTAATGACCGAGCATAACTTGGGAACCGCATTGGGATTGGCTGACCGGATGATCCTCTTACAAAATCAGCGGGTTACTTTTCAAGGGCAGCCGGCAGTCGGCATTCCGAAGATGATGACAGATCCCGATCTGGCGGCTTTTGTGCCAGCTGTGTCGCGGCTATTTTTGGATAATCATCTTGAGACAACCGGGCTGCCAATTTCCGTTGCCGCCGGTCAGGCAGCTATCAGCAAGCACCACCTGGAGTTCACCGCTCACACGGACCAGCCGATGGTCGTCGAGTCGTCAACGACCATCTTAGCAGCCAAAGAGATCTCGTTTTCATTCGACAAACAGGTAAATGTGGTTGATCATTTGAACTTGCAATTACCTGCTGGCGACTGGCTTTCGATTGTCGGCAAGAACGGCTCTGGCAAGTCAACGCTGTTAACGATGCTGGCTGGCTTGCGAGTTCCACAGCATGGAAAAATTACTTTTAACAATCAAAAGGTCTGGCGGATTCCAACAGCAGCCAGAATCCAGCAGCTTTCTTTTCTCTCTCAAACCCCGGCCCTGCAGTTTGGGGCTGAAACGGTCCAAGAGGAGTTGCACCAGCAAGCTGCCGAACTTCAGCTAGAATTTCCCGACAAACAGGTTAAAATGATAGTTGACCGATTGCAACTTAACGATCTGCTTGACCAAAGTCCATTTGATTTGAGCAGCGGCCAACAACAGCTGTTGGGGATTGCCATTGCGTTACTGGCTAACCCGAAATTGTTAATCTTGGATGAACCGACTAAGGGGCTTGATCCGATGGCCAAACAAGCTTTGGGACAGTTATTGACGACCATCAACCAGGCTGGAACGACCATCCTGATGGCCAGTCACGATATGGAATTTTGCGCGGCATACTCACTGCACTGCGCCTTCATGTTTGACGGCCATTTGAACACAGTCTTACCAACCAGATCGTTTTTTTCTGGGAATTTCTTTTTTACCACCGCGATTAATCGGCTGCTGAGAAGGCAGGTGCCCGATGCAATGCTGGTGAGTGACGTTAGATTATCTGAAGGGACGAGTGAACATGTCGAATAAGCGGCGAGCCAAAGTGATCGGTCAAATATTGCTCGTCTCGGTGTTGATCGCCGGGTTTTTGGTATTGACGACGTTACTGAAAAATAAGCATTTTTTGTTGTTTAGCTTCATGCTTTTGTTATGTAGTATTTTGCCGGCCTATTGGCGGTTTGAGCGCGAGCCGTTAAAGACCCAAACGCTAATGTTTTTGGCGATTCTGATTGCCTTGGCGGTCGCCGGCAGAGTGCCGTTCGCCTCGCTTCCCAGTGTTCAGGCTGCCAGCTTTGTCATTATCCTCGGCGGGATTTCGCTGGGACCGGAGCTGGGGTTTGTGACCGGCTCGACCACCGCCTTAGTTTCAAATATGTTCTTGGGACAGGGACCTTGGACGCCGTGGCAGATGTTTGCCTGGGGATTGATGGGCTTGACTGCCGGGCTGATTGGCCGGACTCAGCTTCGCCACAAGGTAATGCCAATGATTATCTTTGGCGGTGTCTGGGGATTTGTCTACGGCTGGATCATGGATCTGTGGTTTGCCTTGGCATATGTCAATCCGCTGACCATGAAGTCCTTTATTTTGGCCTTTACCGCCAGCGCCGGTTTCGATCTTGTGCACTGTCTTTCCAACGTTGTCTTAATTGCATTGTTGTATCGTTCCTGGGAAAAATTAATTGACCGACTGAATCGGAAATATAATTTTTTACCAACCAAAACTCATTAAAGGGATGGAATCTATCATGAAATCAATCAAGAAATTAATCACCTTATCGATGACTGGCCTCTTATTGGCTGGTGCTGCTGCACCACTCACAAATGTCCATGCTGCCGGCGCCAAGACTGCTTCTAGTTCTTATCAGGCTTCAAAGGCCAAGGCCAGTTACAGCTATGCCAAGAAGATGCTGGCTAAGAATCGAACTGGCTTTTCTGGTAAGACAAGTTACATATTTAGTAAAAAGGCATATCCAACAACCGGTGCCGTCTATGGCTACTCGGACTTTCTCTTGGGATTGAAAGGGTTGGGCTACAAATTTACCAAGGCTCAACGGACCAAGGTTGCCGACAGTTTGGTATTGAACCGTAAGAGTACGGCTGCCGATTTGGCGACCGCAATTATTGCCACCCGTGCCGTTGGTTTGAACCCGCAAAAGCTGCATCAAACCGGCGCTAAAACGAACTTGAACCTGGTCAGCGCGCTTTATCACCGTTCGATGACCAAGCAAACTGTCAACGTTCAAAGCCAGGCGCTGATTGCTTTATCAACTGGTTCGTATCAACGACCAAGCAATGCCAAATTTTCCAAGACCAGCTTGAGCAACGCCATCGTTAAGAATCAGTTGAGCAATAATGGCTGGGCGTATAATAATCAAGCTGCCAGTGCTGACAGCGACACCACCGCGATGGCAGTAACGGCCCTTGCTCGGAGTAAATCGACCAGTTCCGCCGTCACGTCTGCAATCACGAAGGGCCAGAGTTATCTCAAAGATGCTGTCTATCCAAACGGGGCGTTTGGTTATGCTTATAAGGGCAAGACTTTCCCGAACGCTAATTCAACTGCAGAAGCGATCATTGCCTTCTCAACCAAACAAAAGACGGTCAAATTGGTGAATAGCGTCTTCAAATCAGGCCAGACTACCTCTCCAATGCGGGCAATGATGAGCTACGTTCGGTCAACCGGCTCGATTAAGGGGGCTGCTACTCAAACGTTAGGAGTCGGCCAGGTCAATTTGGCAAACGCCGCTTATCGGCAAGCCTTGGCACACCGATCGGTTTATTCAATTAAGTAAGATTAAAGGATGAGTTTATGAAAAAAGCAATTGGAATTGTCATTGGTGTGATTTTGGTGTTGGGGATGGCATTTGGCGTCAGGGAGGTCATCGCAAATCAGGCCGCCCAGCATCCTCGAACCGAGAAAGCCGCTAAGATGGATTCGGGCAGTCAGCCAAAGGCCACCTCAAGTTCTCAAGTGAGCCATCCAGTTAAGGCGAGAAAAGCCAAAGACAAAGGTTCCCAGGCAAAGCATCAATCACAAGCCAAAAAGGCCAGTCAATCAAGCACTGCTGACTCGTCGTCAAGTAGTCAAGTTACCAGTAACAAGCCCAGCAGTTCGAGCTCGAAATCACAGACAAAACAGGCAGTAACCAATAAGCCTAAATCGACTTCTAAGCAGTCTCGGCCAAAGCAAAAAGCCTCACCAGCGTCAACTGGTAAGGCTTATCTAAAGGTTTCCGGATACAAAAAGCTGTTTTATTCTGGCAATTTGCACATTATTAAGAAGACGACCGCGTTTACATTGCTCCAGCAAACCAAGCTGAAGATCACCTACACCAGTAGCCCGGCAATCTACGTCAGTGCCATCAATGGGCTGAAAGAAAACGACATTAAGGTCGGCAGCGGCTGGATGTACTCGGTGAACGGCAAGTACGTTGATAAGTCAGCTGGTGATAAGTTGATTAAACCGGGAGATAAGGTTCACTGGTACTTTACGACGGAGGGATTCAAGTAGAGCGCGACAAGCAACGGGTGATGCGGTGTGTAAGGCTGAAAAGATTAAAATCCTGGTCTTGGATTTAAATCTTTTCAGCCTTACACACCGCATCAGTTGCGTCGGAGCGTGTTTTCAAAGCAGAAGGGAGCACCAAAGAGAATAACAACCGTGCTCCAGCGCGCCAGAATCCATTTCAAAGCAAAATAACCCTAACTACACCACTACAAAGCCGGCAGCGATGAACAAATTTCGTTCATCACTGCCGGTTTTGTGTTATCAATTATTATCGGACTTGAGCAGTTAAAGCAGTCAAAAAATCGGTGACATCACCGACATAGGCAAAGTCTGACTCATCGAAAATCGGGGCGTCTTTGTCAATGTTGACAGAGACAATTTTCTTGGCATTTTTGATACCAACCGTGTATTGAACAGCACCTGAGATTCCCAAATTAATCAACAGGTCGGCTGAGAGGCTGGCGCCACCAATCCCAATTTGATCATCATGGGTGAACTCGTCTTCGTCAGTGAGAGGGCGAGAAACGCCAACCATTCCGCCAAGCTTGGCAGCTAAATCCTGTGCCAGTTGAATATTTTTTGCGCTGTAAGCGCCTCGGCCAAGGGCGATCACGACTTTAGCATCGTCGAGTTTGGAGGAGCTGTTGATGATCGGGTCAGTGGCGATGATTTGGCTGTTTCCTTCTTTGTGGAAGGTAAAGCTGGCCTTAACCACCTTGGTCTGGGAATCAGTCACTCTTTCAGCACGGAAAGTATTTGGCCGAACCGTTACCATTTGAGGCCGCTTTTCCGGGCAGACAATGTCACACATCACGTTGTCGCCATAGGTCGGTTTGACCTGAACCAGTAGGTCATTTTCGTAAAAAATATCCAAACAGTCACCGGTTAAGCCAGTCTGGAGTTTGGCCTGCAGCCGCGGCGCAATTGATCGGCCTAAAATGGTTGCCGGAAACAAGAGGCTGTTGGGGCGATTTTGATCAAGTACTTGGAATAGAGCATCAGCGATTTCTTCATCGGTTGCGTTAGTAAAGTGATCATCGACCAAAGTTTCAACTCGGTCGGGTCCATAAGCTTGTAGGCTATTTTCAGCCTTGATTGTCGAGGCTTCAGGAAGCACGGCAACCACTTTTCTGCCGTCAGCAATGGCTTTGGCCTTGGTGATCAATTGCAGGCTGGTTGGTTCGATTCTGGAGCCGACGGTTTCAACATATACCCAAATTTCGTTATTATCCATTTTTGTGCTCCTCTCAGTCCAATTGACTCAAGAGTTCAGAAACTGCTTGAGCGGGGTCTGGTGACAATGTGACTGTTTGTTTAACATCCTTGGTTGGTGCATAAACTTTGGTCACTTTCGTTGGTGATCCAGCCTGGCCAATTTTTGCCAGGTCAAGGTTCAAATCGGCTTCAGTCCAAGTGGTAATTGGCTTTTCAAAACTTTCTTTGATATTGACTGGCGTTTCATAACGCGGCGTATTGAGTTCTTTGCGGACAGTCACCACAGCAGGCAGGGTCAGCTTGATATCTTGGACGGCGGAGTCAAGTTGGCGTTTGGCCACCAGTGTCTTCTCTGAGTCCAAATCCAAGGTTTCTGCAAAAGTCACTTGGGGGAACTGCAAGAATTCCGCCACAATCGGGCCAACCTGACCAGTGTCAGCGTCGACAGACTGTCTGCCGAATAGGATTAAGTCGACATCGCCAATTGCTTCGATTGCTTTGGCCAGCGTGTAGCCGGTAGCCAAAGTGTCAGCCCCACCGAATGCCCGGGAACTCACCAAAACAGCCCGGTCGGCGCCCATAGCCATTCCATCTCGAAGTGAGGTTGTGTAACTATCCGGCCCCATACTGAGAAGGATAACTTCGCCACCGGCTTGATCACGAAGCTGAAGGGCAGCTTCAATTGCATTTTTATCAAATGGATTAATAATGCCCTGGATTCCTGAACGAACCAGGTTATTTGTGTTTGGATCAATTTTAACTGAATCGGTTTCTGGAACTTGTTTAATCCCGACAACGATTTTCATAGTGCGGACTCCTTTACTTGGCAATCTCTGCGTTGGTAATTTCTAAATTCATCTTTTCAATGGTACCTTCAGCCAATTCCATTGCTCGGGCATCTCTGATGAGGTGTTCGACTGGATATTCATGGCTGTATCCATACCCGCCAAGAATCTGCAGGGCTTTATCACCGGATGCAACAGCTGATCGGCTGCCGTACGATTTTGCCATGGCGGCAACTTCCGCATATGGCTTGTTGGCGACCTTGTTATCGGCACCTTTCTGATACAGCGCGGTGGTGTTTTCTTTGGCAATTGCGATATCAGCGATCTTTTCCTGAGTGACTTGGAGTTGGTAGAGCGGTGTGTCCATAGCCTTTCGCTCTTTGGAGTAGTTCACGGCGGTTTGTAGCTCGTGTTCCATAATTCCGGCTAGAACGGCGCCCATCAAAACTCGTGCGTCAGCGTGGGCATTGTCGCCAATTTCCAATCCTTGTCCGATTCTTCCCAATAAATGACTATCAGGAACAACCACGTGGTTAAGGACAACTTCGCCGACAGGCACGCCCTTGAGGCCAATAAAATCTTCCCGCTTGCCGAATTTGAATCCCGGCATGTCCTTGTCAACGACGAAGACGGCCATTTGGTCATCCTCAGTCTTAGCGAGGACGCAGTAGACTTCTGCTAGGCCACCATTGGTAATCATGATTTTGTCACCGGTGATCACCCAGTTGTCACCCTGTTTGATTGCCCGAGTGGCGATGCCCTTAGGATTCGAGCCGCCGGATGGTTCGGTCATCGAGAAGGCAAAAATTCGTTTGGCTGCACTTGGAAGGTATTCGTCATTCAATGATTTATTCCCATATTTGATAAACTGTTCGATCGTTTTGAAATGGCCTTCAAGAGTTACGGCCATGCTGGCGTTACCTGTGGCCATTTTCTCAAGGGATTCGGCAGCTGCTTGGTAATCAAAGGCTGCACCGCCATATTCTCTTGGCAGGGTGATGCCAAGCAAGCCCGTGTTAACGACCTTTTGAAATAAGCCGTCCGGATAGTTACCGGCACGATCAATCTCCATATCGAGCGGTGCCAATTCGTTGGCCGTAAACTCCTTAATCATTTGAATCAGCATTTTAGTTTGATCATTTGTTATCGACATATTGAGTCCTCCTGTGCATACTTTCACAATACTTTATATTCCAAAATTATATATCCTAATATTCCTAATGTCAATATATAAATGGAATATTTAGCAATCTTATTTGGCGTCACATTATATAATATGGTAATATTAAGTTATTATTTTATCCGAATCGGCCAGGAGGCTTGATAATAGTGAACATCCAAAGATTTATTGATCGCAGAAAAGAACTCGGTTATTCCCAAAGCGAGTTGGCTAAGGGGATTTGTACCCAGGCCACGATCAGCAAATTTGAGAACAACGGCAAAATGATCTCCACTAAGATCCTGACGCAGTTATGCCAGCGGTTGGGACTTTCCTTGAACGATATTTTCCCCAGCGAGGCCGACAGTGATTCAGCGGTTCGAGCGGAATTGCGGCGGGCCGAATTTGATTTAATTACCACTGAATATGATGATGCGTTGGGAATTTTACGATCGCTTGAAATTGATCAAATTGATGATAAACAAATCCAAATGGAATATTTATTTATCCGCGGATATGCACTGGCTTTAAGCAAACGAGATGTTGATGAGGCGATTTTTTGCTTCGACCAGATTTTGAATGGCTATGACGAGGCCCACACGACGGTTTATTCACCGCTGGCATACGTGGGGATGGGGATTTCCTACCAACAGGCTGGCAATTTTGACAAAGCTGAGTTTTATTTTTCCAAGATGCCGGAACGGTTGAAGACCAATGCAAATAAAGACGTTGATTCGGTGTGGAAATCATTGACGATGCTGTTTTACACCGGCAATTTTTATGCGGCCAGAAATGAAATCGAGATCAGTAATATGCTGCTACAGTCTTTGATTAATCTCAGTTCGGATCGGCACGTAACTTTTTATGTGGCTCGGGCTCAGTATCAATTGGCGGATAACGAATATTCGGTCAATGGCAAAACCCAGCGCTTCTCCGAACTTATTAGTGACGCCTTTGCGTTCGCCCGATTTAATCGGAATCGGAATTTAATTAAGCAGATTGATTTGTATGCTAAAAAAAGAGTGTAGAGTGTGAAAGAGGACGTTTAGCAATTGAAATTTAAGCGCCGCTGGACGGAAACCGAGTCAGGTTTTCGGCTGGCGGCGCTTAAATTTCAATTGCTGTCCTCTTTCACACGTTTAATCCAAATCACAGTAAAACACCAGGAAACCGAGTCAGGTTTTCGGCTGAAGCGGCTTAAATTTCGACTGCTGTCCTCTTTCACACGTTTAAACTAAATAACAGTGGAGCTAAAGAGAGGCCCAGACATAACTTACAATTAGTTGTGTCCGGGCCTCTCATTTCGTCAAATATTGGTTTCGCAATTGCCGAATATCATGATTCGACAACCGCATTTGCTGATGTAAATAATGCTTCATTGTGCCATCACAGTGGTAAATCGCTGAATAGGCGGCATTCAAATAGGCTGATCGAGCGGTTTTTGAACGTTTCAGGTTCCTGAGCACGGTTGGGTTATGCGTATAACGGGCCATCTGTCGATATTCTTTGGCCGTCGTTTTCTTCAGATAATGGTTCGATGCCAAATAGTTTTTCATAATGGTCGTTTTGGGAACGCCAAGACTTGAAAGAATCAGCATGGTCGCTACACCGGTGCGATATTTGCCATATGTGCAGTGATAGAGAATCGCATCGGATCTTTGCTTGAGCAGATAATGAAACATCGTGCGATAAGCCTTAACACAGTGGGACTCAAGAACCATTTTCTGATAAAATTGTTCCATAAAATTTGGCTGTTTGGCAGCTAACTGACCGGCATACTGAGAAGTCGTGTGGACGCCGAAATTTGGGCTGCTCATGACGGATAGGTGGAGATGACGAACCCCAGAAATTTTGGCATCTGGTGTTCGTTTGATTTCACCACTTGAGCGGAAATCCAAGATGACCTTAACGTGCTGCTTATAAAGTAGCCATTTATCGTGATGATTTAATCGGGTTAGCGCAGCCGATCGGATGAGTCGATTTTGGCGAATGTGCTGACCATTTTTCGTCCGAATCCCACCGAGATCGTGGGCATTGGGCGTGGTCGTGAGATGAATGGTGGAGCCTAATGAAGGAGTGTTGTTGGCAGAACAAATCGCAAAATTAGCAGTGAGTATCACTGTCACTAGTAATGTCCGACTCATGATTTGACTCAATGACTTCATCCACTCACCCCCAACATTCATTATAGGACTGGGCAGTCATCATGACAGAAATTTTTGGATGTGGGCCAAATCCGCCTGGCGCTTTTGTGGTGATTCATCTTCAGCGTTGAAGTTGTGCCACTTGATTTTCTTGAGACCGATCTTTTTGAATGTGCCCGTGGCCAAGGCCTTCATAATGGGATTACCATATTTGAGTTTATAGAGAAACGTTGGTGTGCCGGCAATTGTGAAGATCCGGATGATTGGATTCTTTTCCAGGACCACTCTGGGATGCATGGATACCGCCCGGTTCTTGCTAAAAACTTTATCAATGAAACCCTTGGTCATCGCCGGCATCAGCTCCCACCAAATTGGGAAAATAAAAATAATTTCATCGGCGGTTTTTAGGCGTTCGAAATAACGGTCAACTTGGTCGTTAATCGGTGTCCGTGTTCGCCAGGCACTCAGGTCTTTTGCGTGCATCACCGGGTCGAAGTGATCTTGATTCAAGTCGATGACATCAACCTCGTGGCCTTGGGCAGTTAAATAATTGATCGTTTGTTTGGCAACCGCTGCACTATAGCTGCGATGGTGGGGCTCGTTATTTGCAGCCGACAGGGTGTAAGGGTGGTCAAATATAATGACATATTTCATATTAGAAACCTCTTTTTTAAAATTGACAGTTTGACTTTCCAAAATACATTCCAAGGAATATAATTAGTATAAGCTCCGATGATGAAAAGTCAATATATATTCCGAGGAATTTAAAATGAAAAAGAAAAATGCAATTGAACAAATCAAGAACCAACTAGAAATATTTAGAAGTCATGATGTTGATCGTGAGATCCTGACGGCCATCAGGCAAAACGATCGGTTAAACGCTGCTCTGGCCAATGGCATTACCATTAACGATCTGCATATTATTCGCGCTGCTGCTGCCAAGGATGGTGTGAAGATTTCCGCGATTGTCGACCAGGTACCCATGACGCAAGGCGCCGTTTCCAAAGCCGTCAACAAGCTAGCTGAAAGGGGCCTGCTTCAAAAATCGCACCACCCTGATAACCGCAAGGACACGTTTGTAGAACTCACGGCGCCTGGGGAAACTATTAATCAAATTCATAGCGACTACCATGGTCAAGAAGAGGCCAAACTGGCTGAGTTAGCCGACAGTTATTCAAAAAATGAACTGGAGATGATTGCAGAATTTGTCACCAGCCTCAATCAAATCCGGCAAAATAATTCTGAATTGAAGTAACCGGTTTCTTCTTTACTATATCAAAAACTCCTGTCTACTGCTTATAAAAAGAAAGTTAGGTTTCCCTAATTAAAGATTTACAAGTCTAGAAAATATGCTACCATTAGATTTGTACAGAAGATAAGGAGGTAATGGGATGTCAAAAGAAAAAAAGTCCCAAAAGGAACATTTGATTCATTACGCCAATGGGCCTTCACTGGAAGAAATTAACGGAACCGTGGTTGTGCCCAAAGGCAAGGGATTCTGGCGTACGCTATTTGGTTATTCCGGTCCCGGCGCGTTAGTTGCAGTCGGTTACATGGATCCTGGTAACTGGTCGACTTCAATCACCGGTGGTCAGAATTTTGAATACCTGTTAATGTCCGTCATCTTAATGTCGAGTTTAATTGCCATGTTGCTTCAGTATATGGCGGCTAAACTGGGCATTGTGACTCAGATGGACTTGGCCCAGGCGATTAGAGCCCGGACAAGCAAATCGCTGGGGTATGTTTTGTGGATTCTAACCGAACTGGCAATTATGGCGACTGATATTGCCGAAGTCATCGGTGCCGCGATTGCGTTGTATCTGTTATTCCACATTCCGTTGGTCATTTCAGTATTTATTACCGTATTTGATGTTCTGCTATTATTATTGTTGACCAAAATTGGCTTCCGTAAAATTGAGGCCATTGTTGTTTGTTTAATTTGTGTGATCTTTGTGGTGTTTGCCTATGAAGTGATCCTGTCTGATCCTGATTGGCTCGGGGTCTTTAAGGGCTTGGTTCCAAATGGCGAGACCTTCTCTTCGTCTCCTCAAATTGGCGGTCAAACGCCACTGACTGGTGCACTTGGGATCATTGGAGCGACAGTTATGCCCCATAATCTGTATCTCCACTCAGCTGTTTCACAGACTCGTAAGGTGGATCACAGTGATGAAGAAGATGTTGCCCGAACCGTTCGTTTCTCAACTTGGGATTCTAACATTCAATTATCAATGGCATTCTTGGTGAACTCACTGCTATTGATTATGGGAGTTGCCGTCTTCAAGAGTGGGGCAGTTAAAGATCCGTCATTCTTCGGACTGTTCCAGGCACTTTCGGATCCTTCGACCTTAAGTAATGGTGTTCTGATTACGGTTGCCAAGTCAGGGATTTTATCGATTTTGTTTGCGGTCGCTTTACTAGCGTCAGGTCAGAATTCCACTATCACTGGTACCTTAACCGGACAAGTTATCATGGAAGGGTTCATCCACATGAAAATGCCGCTTTGGATGCGCCGGTTGGTGACTCGTTTGATTTCGGTGGTTCCAGTTTTGATTTGTGTGGGTATGACGAGTCGTGAAACCCCGATTCAGCAGCACGAAGCGTTGAACACCCTGATGAATAATTCTCAGGTCTTCTTGGCGTTTGCCCTGCCATTCTCGATGCTGCCGTTATTGATGTTTACCAATAACTCGTTAGAAATGCATGACCGTTTCAAAAACTCGTGGATTGTTAAGATTCTTGGCTGGTTCTCTGTTATCGCCCTGACGACTTTGAATATGAAAGGTCTTCCTGGCCAATTCGAAGCATTTCTAGGTGATCATCCAACCCAGAGCCAAATTTCAATGGCTGATAATGCCTCGTACGTCGTTATTGTCTTGGTCGTTGCTTTATTGGTATGGATGATTTGGGATATCCACAAGAGCAACAAGCGTTTTGAAGCAGCAGCTGCCGAAGCTGAAAGCAAAGCAGCCGAGGCGGAGAAATAATAGTATAATAATCAATTGAAAGAGATTTCTTTTGTACCCAAATAATTCATCATCAAGAAGGGATGTTACAAAATGGCAAATACTGAAGGCGGTCAAAAATTCGATCGAATTCTTGTGGGTGTTGATGATTCGGAAGATGCCCAATTAGCATTTAGATATGCAATTCGTGAAGCTCGTCAATCCAATGCACGTTTGATCATTACTTCAATTTTGGAAGACGATAACGTTAACGTTTTCCAAGCATTAAGCAAAGATTTTGTTCATGGGGAGCGTTCAGCGCTTGCCAAGCATATTGAAGACTATCGGCAATTAGCTTTACGTGCCGGTGTTAAGCAAGTGGATACGGTCATCGAGGAAGGCGATCCCGGCGAGACAATCGTCAAACGGGTTATTCCGGCTACCAAGGCCGACCTGCTGATTGTCGGTTCACTTTCTAAGACCGGTGTGCGTAAGTACTTTGGTTCGCAAGCAGCCTATATGGCTAAGTACTCACCAATCTCAGTGATGATTGTCCGTTAATCGGATTTAAAA
Above is a genomic segment from Lentilactobacillus buchneri containing:
- a CDS encoding acyl-CoA dehydrogenase family protein → MSITNDQTKMLIQMIKEFTANELAPLDMEIDRAGNYPDGLFQKVVNTGLLGITLPREYGGAAFDYQAAAESLEKMATGNASMAVTLEGHFKTIEQFIKYGNKSLNDEYLPSAAKRIFAFSMTEPSGGSNPKGIATRAIKQGDNWVITGDKIMITNGGLAEVYCVLAKTEDDQMAVFVVDKDMPGFKFGKREDFIGLKGVPVGEVVLNHVVVPDSHLLGRIGQGLEIGDNAHADARVLMGAVLAGIMEHELQTAVNYSKERKAMDTPLYQLQVTQEKIADIAIAKENTTALYQKGADNKVANKPYAEVAAMAKSYGSRSAVASGDKALQILGGYGYSHEYPVEHLIRDARAMELAEGTIEKMNLEITNAEIAK
- a CDS encoding helix-turn-helix domain-containing protein, which translates into the protein MNIQRFIDRRKELGYSQSELAKGICTQATISKFENNGKMISTKILTQLCQRLGLSLNDIFPSEADSDSAVRAELRRAEFDLITTEYDDALGILRSLEIDQIDDKQIQMEYLFIRGYALALSKRDVDEAIFCFDQILNGYDEAHTTVYSPLAYVGMGISYQQAGNFDKAEFYFSKMPERLKTNANKDVDSVWKSLTMLFYTGNFYAARNEIEISNMLLQSLINLSSDRHVTFYVARAQYQLADNEYSVNGKTQRFSELISDAFAFARFNRNRNLIKQIDLYAKKRV
- a CDS encoding tyrosine-protein phosphatase yields the protein MKSLSQIMSRTLLVTVILTANFAICSANNTPSLGSTIHLTTTPNAHDLGGIRTKNGQHIRQNRLIRSAALTRLNHHDKWLLYKQHVKVILDFRSSGEIKRTPDAKISGVRHLHLSVMSSPNFGVHTTSQYAGQLAAKQPNFMEQFYQKMVLESHCVKAYRTMFHYLLKQRSDAILYHCTYGKYRTGVATMLILSSLGVPKTTIMKNYLASNHYLKKTTAKEYRQMARYTHNPTVLRNLKRSKTARSAYLNAAYSAIYHCDGTMKHYLHQQMRLSNHDIRQLRNQYLTK
- a CDS encoding NAD(P)H-dependent oxidoreductase — translated: MKYVIIFDHPYTLSAANNEPHHRSYSAAVAKQTINYLTAQGHEVDVIDLNQDHFDPVMHAKDLSAWRTRTPINDQVDRYFERLKTADEIIFIFPIWWELMPAMTKGFIDKVFSKNRAVSMHPRVVLEKNPIIRIFTIAGTPTFLYKLKYGNPIMKALATGTFKKIGLKKIKWHNFNAEDESPQKRQADLAHIQKFLS
- a CDS encoding MarR family winged helix-turn-helix transcriptional regulator, whose translation is MKKKNAIEQIKNQLEIFRSHDVDREILTAIRQNDRLNAALANGITINDLHIIRAAAAKDGVKISAIVDQVPMTQGAVSKAVNKLAERGLLQKSHHPDNRKDTFVELTAPGETINQIHSDYHGQEEAKLAELADSYSKNELEMIAEFVTSLNQIRQNNSELK
- a CDS encoding Nramp family divalent metal transporter — translated: MSKEKKSQKEHLIHYANGPSLEEINGTVVVPKGKGFWRTLFGYSGPGALVAVGYMDPGNWSTSITGGQNFEYLLMSVILMSSLIAMLLQYMAAKLGIVTQMDLAQAIRARTSKSLGYVLWILTELAIMATDIAEVIGAAIALYLLFHIPLVISVFITVFDVLLLLLLTKIGFRKIEAIVVCLICVIFVVFAYEVILSDPDWLGVFKGLVPNGETFSSSPQIGGQTPLTGALGIIGATVMPHNLYLHSAVSQTRKVDHSDEEDVARTVRFSTWDSNIQLSMAFLVNSLLLIMGVAVFKSGAVKDPSFFGLFQALSDPSTLSNGVLITVAKSGILSILFAVALLASGQNSTITGTLTGQVIMEGFIHMKMPLWMRRLVTRLISVVPVLICVGMTSRETPIQQHEALNTLMNNSQVFLAFALPFSMLPLLMFTNNSLEMHDRFKNSWIVKILGWFSVIALTTLNMKGLPGQFEAFLGDHPTQSQISMADNASYVVIVLVVALLVWMIWDIHKSNKRFEAAAAEAESKAAEAEK
- a CDS encoding universal stress protein — its product is MANTEGGQKFDRILVGVDDSEDAQLAFRYAIREARQSNARLIITSILEDDNVNVFQALSKDFVHGERSALAKHIEDYRQLALRAGVKQVDTVIEEGDPGETIVKRVIPATKADLLIVGSLSKTGVRKYFGSQAAYMAKYSPISVMIVR